A genomic stretch from Haemophilus parainfluenzae ATCC 33392 includes:
- the ydiJ gene encoding D-2-hydroxyglutarate dehydrogenase YdiJ — translation MLPRLSNVSQLNDVVSNYLHELQKQHFEGDIASNYADRLSLATDNSVYQQLPQAILFPKSVADVVRITKLANKEKYLHLTFTPRGGGTGTNGQSINNNIIVDLSRHMTSILELNIEERWVRVQAGVVKDQLNQFLKPHGLFFAPELSTSNRATLGGMVNTDASGQGSLQYGKTSDHVLALRSVLMNGEILDTSAVKSDDVLENYPLAENGKTLHQTIFQRCKEKRASIIQDLPQLNRFLTGYDLKNVFNKDESEFNLTRILTGSEGSLAFICEAKLNLLPIPKYRTLINVKYSSFDAALRNAPFMVKANALSVETVDSKVLNLAKQDIIWHSVKELLTEEEQNPILGLNIVEYAGNNQAKIDSQVTALCQQLDEKIAQGKDHIIGYQLCSDLPSIERIYAMRKKAVGLLGNAKGAAKPIPFVEDTCVPPEHLADYIAEFRALLDSHNLQYGMFGHVDAGVLHVRPALDLCDKEQIKLFKQISDEVAELTVKYGGLLWGEHGKGVRSHYGEKFFTPELWQELRYVKFLFDPNNRLNPGKICTPLNSDAELYSILSPMRADNDRQIPIQMRDEFKGAMNCNGNGLCFNFDEHSIMCPSMKVSKNRVFSPKGRAAMVREWLRLMANENVSPEQLDFHKTQVKLTALVERFRNSVQKWRGEYDFSHEVKAAMDTCLACKACASQCPIKIDVPSFRAKFFHFYHSRYLRPAKDHIVANLEVAAPYMAKQPALFNYFTKLKVTQSLVEKTLGMTDLPLLSEPNLQQQLVEIGYQGKKLEELEDLSATEKANMLFIVQDPYTSYYDAKVVRDFVALTQKLGFEPILLPFKPNGKAMHIKGFLARFSKTAKTQAEFLNRIAKLNVPLVGVDPAIVLSYRDEYKEVLGDSRGDFHVLTAHEWLTNQLESNALQSAVKNIAKSDRTFEWHLFPHCTESTFMPNSPKEWQNIFAQFGQTLNVEKVGCCGMAGVFGHEVQNQTMSKDIYDVSWGKKLQGKDPNHCLATGYSCRSQVKRYEKAILKHPVQALLEVLNN, via the coding sequence ATGTTGCCCCGTCTTTCTAATGTATCCCAACTTAATGATGTCGTAAGTAATTATCTTCACGAACTCCAAAAACAGCATTTTGAAGGTGATATTGCCTCAAATTATGCTGATCGCTTAAGTCTTGCGACAGATAACAGTGTCTATCAACAACTTCCTCAGGCTATTTTATTCCCTAAATCTGTTGCCGATGTGGTACGCATCACCAAATTAGCCAATAAAGAGAAATATCTTCATCTAACCTTTACACCTCGCGGTGGCGGCACGGGTACCAATGGACAATCTATAAATAACAACATTATTGTCGATCTCTCTCGCCACATGACGAGCATTTTAGAGCTTAATATAGAAGAACGTTGGGTTCGCGTGCAGGCGGGCGTAGTAAAAGACCAACTCAACCAATTTTTAAAACCTCACGGATTATTCTTTGCACCAGAGCTCTCCACTAGCAATCGTGCGACCTTAGGCGGCATGGTTAATACCGATGCATCTGGTCAAGGCTCACTGCAATACGGAAAAACCTCTGATCACGTTTTAGCATTACGTTCTGTTTTGATGAATGGTGAAATATTAGATACAAGTGCGGTCAAATCCGACGATGTTTTAGAAAACTATCCACTAGCAGAAAATGGAAAAACACTACATCAAACGATTTTCCAACGTTGTAAAGAAAAGCGCGCCTCAATCATTCAAGATTTACCACAACTCAATCGCTTTCTCACCGGTTACGATCTTAAGAATGTCTTTAATAAAGATGAAAGTGAATTTAATCTCACCCGAATTTTAACAGGGTCAGAAGGTTCACTTGCGTTTATCTGCGAAGCTAAACTCAATTTATTGCCGATTCCTAAATATCGTACCTTAATTAATGTGAAGTACAGTTCATTTGATGCAGCACTTCGCAATGCGCCTTTTATGGTGAAAGCTAATGCTCTTTCCGTTGAAACCGTCGATTCCAAAGTGCTGAACCTAGCTAAGCAAGATATTATTTGGCATTCGGTAAAAGAACTTTTAACAGAAGAAGAACAAAATCCAATTCTGGGTTTAAACATTGTGGAATATGCGGGCAACAATCAAGCCAAAATCGACAGCCAAGTGACCGCACTTTGTCAGCAATTAGATGAAAAAATTGCACAAGGCAAAGATCATATTATCGGCTATCAACTTTGTTCTGACTTGCCTTCTATTGAACGTATTTACGCCATGCGTAAAAAAGCGGTGGGGCTATTGGGGAATGCGAAAGGCGCTGCCAAACCGATTCCTTTTGTGGAAGATACCTGTGTGCCACCAGAACATCTTGCGGATTACATTGCAGAGTTTAGAGCCTTATTAGATAGCCACAATCTGCAATATGGGATGTTTGGCCATGTTGATGCCGGCGTATTGCACGTTCGGCCCGCTTTAGACCTATGTGATAAAGAACAAATCAAACTCTTTAAACAAATTTCAGATGAAGTGGCAGAACTCACGGTGAAATACGGCGGTTTGTTATGGGGGGAACACGGCAAAGGCGTACGCTCTCATTATGGAGAGAAATTCTTTACTCCCGAACTTTGGCAAGAGTTACGTTATGTGAAGTTCTTATTTGATCCAAACAATCGTCTCAATCCAGGTAAAATCTGTACGCCACTTAATAGCGATGCGGAACTCTATTCGATTCTCTCGCCGATGCGTGCAGATAATGATCGACAAATCCCGATTCAAATGCGAGATGAATTCAAAGGCGCGATGAATTGTAACGGTAACGGGCTTTGCTTTAACTTTGATGAGCACAGCATTATGTGCCCTTCCATGAAAGTGAGTAAAAATCGCGTGTTCTCTCCAAAAGGACGAGCTGCGATGGTTCGTGAGTGGTTGCGATTAATGGCGAATGAAAACGTATCACCTGAGCAATTAGATTTTCATAAAACACAAGTGAAACTAACCGCACTAGTGGAACGTTTCCGCAATAGCGTACAGAAATGGCGAGGTGAGTATGACTTCTCTCATGAAGTGAAAGCGGCAATGGATACTTGTTTGGCGTGTAAAGCCTGTGCAAGCCAATGCCCAATTAAAATTGATGTGCCAAGTTTCCGTGCGAAATTCTTCCATTTCTACCACAGTCGTTATTTGCGTCCAGCCAAAGATCATATTGTAGCGAATTTAGAAGTTGCAGCACCTTATATGGCGAAACAACCGGCATTATTCAATTATTTCACCAAACTGAAAGTTACTCAAAGCTTGGTTGAAAAAACGCTTGGCATGACAGATTTGCCTCTCCTTTCAGAGCCAAACCTTCAACAGCAATTAGTGGAAATTGGCTACCAAGGCAAAAAATTAGAAGAATTAGAAGATCTCAGTGCTACAGAAAAAGCCAATATGCTCTTTATCGTGCAAGATCCCTATACCTCTTATTACGATGCCAAAGTAGTACGGGATTTCGTGGCACTCACACAAAAACTAGGTTTCGAGCCAATCCTTCTCCCTTTTAAACCGAACGGCAAAGCCATGCATATTAAAGGTTTTTTAGCTCGCTTTAGTAAAACTGCGAAAACACAAGCAGAGTTTTTAAATCGCATCGCTAAATTAAATGTGCCTTTAGTCGGCGTAGATCCAGCGATTGTGCTTTCTTATCGAGATGAATATAAAGAGGTCTTAGGTGATTCTCGCGGTGATTTCCATGTACTCACAGCACATGAATGGCTGACCAATCAATTAGAAAGTAACGCATTACAAAGTGCGGTGAAAAATATCGCGAAATCTGACCGCACTTTTGAGTGGCATTTATTCCCTCATTGTACTGAATCCACCTTTATGCCAAACAGCCCAAAAGAATGGCAGAATATTTTTGCGCAATTTGGACAAACCTTGAACGTTGAGAAAGTCGGCTGTTGTGGCATGGCGGGCGTATTTGGCCATGAAGTTCAAAATCAAACTATGTCAAAAGATATTTACGACGTATCATGGGGCAAAAAATTACAAGGTAAAGATCCGAATCATTGTCTCGCAACCGGCTATTCCTGCCGTAGCCAAGTGAAGCGATATGAAAAAGCTATCTTGAAACACCCTGTTCAAGCATTGCTTGAAGTGCTGAATAACTAG
- the ompA gene encoding porin OmpA, whose translation MKKTAIALVVAGLAAASVAQAAPQANTFYAGAKAGQASFHDGIKANTDATNPRSLGFGTGYNRNSVTYGVFGGYQILNQNNFGLAVELGYDDFGRAKFKHNGITRFKHTNHGAHLSVKGSYDLGGLTSALEGLDFYGRAGAALVRSDYKVYNAKGARVHGAGEHSLRVSPVFAAGFEYALPSLPELALRLEYQWLARVGKLRTGATENSSVDYNPWIGSINAGLSYRFGQGAAPVVAPEVVSKTFNLSSDVTFAFGKANLKPQAKATLDGIYGEIAQINNANVAVAGYTDRIGKDAPNLKLSQRRADSVANYLVAKGVPAQNISAVGHGKANPVTGSTCDAVKGRKALIACLAPDRRVEIAVNGTK comes from the coding sequence ATGAAAAAAACTGCAATCGCATTAGTCGTTGCTGGTTTAGCAGCAGCTTCAGTAGCTCAAGCAGCTCCACAAGCAAACACCTTCTATGCAGGTGCTAAAGCTGGTCAAGCGTCTTTCCACGATGGTATCAAAGCTAACACTGATGCTACTAACCCTCGTAGCTTAGGTTTCGGTACTGGTTACAATCGTAACTCTGTTACTTACGGTGTGTTTGGTGGTTACCAAATTTTAAACCAAAATAACTTTGGTTTAGCAGTAGAATTAGGTTACGATGATTTTGGTCGTGCTAAATTCAAACACAATGGTATTACTCGTTTCAAACATACTAACCATGGTGCACACTTAAGCGTTAAAGGTAGCTATGATTTAGGTGGTTTAACTTCTGCTTTAGAAGGTTTAGACTTCTACGGTCGTGCAGGCGCGGCATTAGTTCGTTCTGACTATAAAGTGTACAATGCAAAAGGTGCACGCGTTCACGGTGCTGGTGAGCACAGCTTACGTGTATCTCCGGTATTCGCAGCTGGTTTTGAATACGCATTACCATCTTTACCAGAGTTAGCATTACGTCTTGAATATCAATGGTTAGCTCGCGTAGGTAAATTACGTACTGGCGCTACTGAGAACAGCTCTGTAGATTACAACCCATGGATCGGTTCTATCAACGCTGGTTTATCTTACCGTTTCGGTCAAGGTGCTGCTCCAGTTGTTGCACCTGAAGTTGTAAGCAAAACTTTCAACTTAAGCTCTGATGTAACTTTCGCTTTCGGTAAAGCTAACTTAAAACCACAAGCTAAAGCAACTTTAGACGGTATCTATGGTGAAATCGCTCAAATCAACAACGCTAACGTAGCTGTTGCTGGTTATACAGACCGTATCGGTAAAGATGCACCAAACTTAAAATTATCACAACGTCGTGCAGACTCTGTAGCTAACTACTTAGTAGCTAAAGGTGTTCCAGCTCAAAACATTTCTGCAGTTGGTCACGGTAAAGCTAACCCAGTTACAGGTTCTACTTGTGACGCGGTTAAAGGTCGTAAAGCGCTTATCGCTTGTTTAGCACCAGACCGTCGTGTTGAAATCGCAGTTAACGGTACTAAATAA
- a CDS encoding LemA family protein, translated as MKKWIILIIIAIAAGLGLMSSYNGLVKAETEIDSVWANVESSYQRRADLIPNLVNTVKGQANFEQQTLTNVIEARAKATQTKIDPSNLTEEQLNEFQQNQNQVGSALSRLLVTVEQYPQLKANEGFMNLQAQLEGTENRINVARNKFNEAARIYNEKVRQFPTKLAAMIFGFKAKPYFKSATGAENAPTVNFN; from the coding sequence ATGAAAAAGTGGATTATCTTGATTATTATCGCAATTGCTGCAGGTTTAGGCTTAATGTCTAGCTACAATGGTTTAGTAAAAGCAGAAACTGAAATTGATTCTGTTTGGGCAAATGTTGAATCATCTTATCAACGTCGTGCTGATTTAATTCCAAACTTAGTGAATACTGTAAAAGGTCAAGCTAATTTTGAACAACAAACATTAACCAATGTAATCGAAGCGCGTGCAAAAGCGACACAAACTAAAATTGATCCGTCTAATTTAACGGAAGAACAATTAAACGAATTCCAACAAAACCAAAATCAAGTAGGCTCAGCATTATCTCGTTTACTTGTTACTGTAGAACAATACCCACAATTAAAAGCGAACGAAGGCTTTATGAACTTACAAGCGCAACTTGAAGGTACAGAAAACCGTATCAATGTCGCTCGTAATAAATTTAATGAAGCAGCGCGTATTTATAATGAAAAAGTACGTCAATTCCCAACTAAATTAGCGGCAATGATTTTTGGTTTTAAAGCTAAACCTTACTTTAAATCAGCTACTGGCGCTGAAAACGCACCGACTGTAAACTTTAACTAA
- a CDS encoding TPM domain-containing protein, with protein sequence MPFFSRIPVDKKQIEAAISRLESLSSAELRVYIERKVPKASAQLSAMERALEVFDELEMHKTAAQNAVLIYVGYKNHLCAIVGDKGIHQFVDVAYWQLQCDLMIEQFKQKAYTQGIVDAIDRISDILSRHFPIQPDDVNELSNEVIIND encoded by the coding sequence ATGCCATTCTTTTCCAGAATTCCGGTAGATAAAAAGCAAATAGAGGCGGCGATTAGTCGCCTCGAAAGCTTAAGTTCGGCTGAGTTACGTGTTTATATTGAACGCAAAGTGCCAAAGGCTTCAGCACAATTGTCTGCAATGGAACGTGCTTTAGAAGTGTTTGATGAACTGGAAATGCATAAAACAGCGGCACAAAATGCCGTGTTGATTTATGTGGGATATAAAAATCATCTCTGTGCAATCGTAGGTGATAAAGGCATTCATCAATTTGTTGATGTGGCTTATTGGCAGTTACAATGCGATTTAATGATTGAGCAGTTTAAACAAAAAGCTTATACACAAGGTATTGTCGATGCGATTGATCGTATCAGTGATATTTTATCTCGCCATTTCCCTATTCAGCCTGATGATGTGAATGAATTATCTAATGAGGTAATTATTAATGACTAA
- a CDS encoding TPM domain-containing protein produces the protein MTKLLSFMKSAVVFSLVFFAQMVVAAEFPPAPNPFHYINDYTNTLSSEHKQILENKLIAYSKETSSQIAVVLVPTTGEYEIADYTFALGDKWGIGRKNLNNGVLMLIAKDDRKVFIATGQGLEGVLPDAFLSQVIRSAILPQFKQGQYAQGINDGLSQIIAASKGEFDAAQVEEDAFDKYIPFLMVLAFIAIVLFGEFQYHKDEVYISPSQRDQLNKIIRQSTISRRRGGGSGFGGGFGGGFGGGGSSGGGFGGGGFGGGGAGGSW, from the coding sequence ATGACTAAGCTTTTATCTTTTATGAAAAGTGCGGTTGTTTTTAGCCTTGTTTTTTTTGCTCAAATGGTTGTTGCGGCAGAATTTCCGCCTGCACCAAATCCTTTCCATTACATAAACGATTACACCAACACACTTTCATCAGAACATAAGCAAATTTTAGAAAATAAACTGATTGCTTATAGTAAAGAAACGAGTTCACAAATCGCTGTCGTTTTAGTTCCGACAACCGGTGAATATGAAATTGCTGATTATACTTTTGCTTTAGGTGATAAATGGGGCATTGGACGTAAAAATCTGAACAATGGCGTGTTGATGCTGATTGCGAAGGATGATCGCAAAGTCTTTATCGCAACTGGACAAGGTTTAGAAGGTGTACTGCCAGATGCTTTTTTATCGCAAGTCATCCGTTCGGCAATTTTGCCACAATTTAAACAAGGCCAATATGCGCAAGGTATTAATGATGGCTTAAGCCAAATTATTGCAGCAAGTAAAGGCGAGTTTGATGCGGCACAAGTTGAAGAAGACGCTTTCGATAAGTACATTCCATTCTTAATGGTATTGGCGTTTATTGCTATTGTATTATTTGGTGAATTCCAATATCACAAAGATGAAGTCTATATTAGTCCTAGTCAACGTGACCAACTGAATAAAATCATTCGTCAAAGTACGATTTCTCGTCGCCGTGGAGGCGGTTCTGGTTTTGGAGGTGGATTTGGCGGTGGCTTCGGCGGAGGCGGTTCTTCTGGTGGCGGCTTTGGAGGCGGTGGCTTCGGCGGCGGTGGAGCAGGTGGAAGCTGGTAA
- the grxD gene encoding Grx4 family monothiol glutaredoxin, translating into METLDKIKKQIAENPILIYMKGSPKLPSCGFSARASEALINCKVPFGYVDILQHPDIRAELPAYANWPTFPQLWVEGELIGGCDIILEMYQAGELQTLLSEVAAKHQA; encoded by the coding sequence ATGGAAACGTTAGACAAAATCAAAAAACAAATCGCTGAAAATCCAATTTTAATTTACATGAAAGGTTCACCAAAATTACCTTCTTGTGGTTTCTCTGCGCGTGCATCTGAAGCATTAATTAATTGCAAAGTGCCTTTTGGCTATGTTGATATTCTTCAACACCCAGATATTCGTGCTGAATTACCGGCTTATGCAAACTGGCCAACTTTCCCACAATTATGGGTAGAAGGTGAGTTAATTGGTGGTTGTGATATTATTTTAGAAATGTATCAAGCTGGCGAACTTCAAACTTTATTAAGCGAAGTAGCGGCTAAACATCAAGCTTAA
- the thiB gene encoding thiamine ABC transporter substrate binding subunit: MNKTLPILTALFTASAFAQAAPQTLDVYTYDSFSADWSAGPKVKAAFEQQFPQCKLNYVAFDNNGTLFNRVRLEGKKIKADVVLGLDSYQIEDAQKLNIFEPNKVDLSQLRLPIKWENHTFLPFDYAQYAFIYDKNKLTNPPKSLKELVERQDLKVLYQDPRTSSIGRGLLLWMNAVYPAADVANAWKTLSKHTVTVTKGWTESYGAFLKGEGDLVLSVNTSPIYHILSEQKDNYVATEFAEGSVLQVEVAAKVANRNNACADEFLGFLLSPQAQADIAKNNVMLPVVETNIESHIDALNSRAKSMRILDTTTVTSEQLKGWINQWQKALSK, encoded by the coding sequence ATGAACAAAACGCTTCCCATTTTAACCGCACTTTTTACCGCTTCCGCTTTCGCACAAGCAGCTCCTCAAACATTAGATGTTTATACTTATGATTCATTTAGTGCTGATTGGAGCGCAGGACCAAAAGTTAAAGCAGCTTTTGAACAACAATTCCCGCAATGTAAGCTGAATTATGTGGCTTTTGATAATAATGGCACCTTGTTTAACCGTGTTCGTCTAGAAGGTAAAAAAATTAAGGCGGATGTAGTGCTCGGTTTAGATAGTTATCAAATTGAGGATGCACAAAAACTCAATATTTTTGAGCCAAATAAAGTGGATTTAAGCCAGTTACGTTTACCCATTAAATGGGAAAATCACACGTTCTTACCATTCGATTATGCACAATACGCGTTTATTTATGATAAAAATAAACTGACTAATCCACCAAAGAGCTTAAAAGAATTAGTTGAGCGTCAAGATCTTAAAGTGTTATATCAAGATCCGCGTACAAGCAGTATTGGACGTGGTCTATTACTTTGGATGAATGCCGTTTATCCAGCAGCAGATGTCGCAAATGCTTGGAAAACCCTTTCTAAACATACTGTCACGGTCACAAAAGGTTGGACGGAATCTTACGGCGCCTTCTTAAAAGGCGAAGGTGATCTGGTTTTAAGCGTAAATACTTCACCGATTTACCATATTCTTTCTGAACAAAAAGACAATTATGTGGCAACGGAATTTGCAGAGGGGAGCGTATTACAAGTTGAAGTCGCGGCAAAAGTCGCTAACCGCAATAATGCCTGTGCTGATGAATTTTTAGGATTCTTACTTTCACCGCAAGCTCAAGCGGATATTGCTAAAAATAATGTGATGTTACCCGTGGTAGAGACCAATATCGAAAGTCATATTGATGCGCTTAATTCTCGCGCAAAATCAATGCGTATTTTAGATACCACAACGGTAACAAGTGAGCAGCTGAAAGGCTGGATCAATCAATGGCAAAAAGCCTTATCTAAGTAG
- the thiP gene encoding thiamine/thiamine pyrophosphate ABC transporter permease ThiP gives MSLLQHPHFRPRHYLGGSAVIFFIVLLYGFSLSAVFSVGSDYALSDFLKDDYLHQVIAFSVGQAFLSALLSSVIGTLFARAFFYLDFKGKSLILRIFSLTFVLPALLAIFGLIGIYGTAGWLTQLLQILGISWKPSIYGLSGILIAHLFFNIPLAARMSLQALQSVPTEQHQLAAQLNIKGFTFFRLIEWPYLKSQIVSAFVLIFMLCFTSFTIVLALGGGPQNSTLEVAIYQAIFFEFDLPKAALFALVQFAFCFALFSLSQYWTKAPETQISQRYRWVLPVSSTVKFGHVFVLFSVCLFILTPLFNIIFQGLSATQLFGYWQNRQLWKALAYSLTMAPTAGILSVLFGFFLLLLSRQLQWLYHPKLAHLILTGGMMILAIPTIVLAVGLFLWLQDIDFSAGHLFVVVSVCNALAALPFVIKILNTPMNQSMQYYEKLCLSLNITGWQRFRLIEYPLLKAPLKYALALATTLSLGDFTAIALFGSPDFTSLPHLLYQQIGQYRSQEAAVTALILLGLCLGLFMFIEGQKEQND, from the coding sequence ATGAGCTTATTGCAACATCCGCATTTTCGTCCTCGCCATTATTTGGGCGGAAGTGCGGTCATTTTTTTCATCGTTTTACTCTATGGATTTTCACTTTCTGCGGTTTTTTCAGTTGGAAGTGATTATGCCTTATCTGATTTCTTAAAAGACGATTATTTGCATCAAGTTATCGCCTTTAGTGTCGGGCAGGCATTCTTGTCAGCCTTGCTTTCTAGCGTAATTGGAACGTTATTTGCGCGTGCTTTTTTCTATTTAGATTTCAAAGGCAAATCGCTCATTTTACGCATTTTTTCTCTCACGTTTGTTTTGCCAGCATTACTGGCTATTTTCGGTTTGATTGGTATTTATGGCACTGCTGGTTGGCTAACTCAACTGCTGCAAATTTTAGGTATTTCGTGGAAACCATCCATTTATGGTTTAAGCGGCATTCTCATTGCCCATTTATTTTTTAATATTCCCTTAGCAGCCCGAATGAGTTTACAGGCTTTGCAAAGTGTACCGACCGAACAGCATCAACTCGCGGCACAATTGAATATTAAAGGTTTCACATTTTTCCGTTTAATTGAATGGCCTTATTTGAAAAGCCAAATAGTGTCTGCTTTTGTGCTGATTTTTATGTTGTGTTTCACTAGCTTTACGATAGTGTTGGCACTGGGTGGAGGGCCACAAAACAGCACGCTAGAAGTCGCGATTTACCAAGCCATTTTCTTTGAATTTGATTTACCCAAAGCCGCACTTTTTGCACTTGTACAATTTGCGTTTTGTTTTGCTTTATTTTCACTTTCACAATATTGGACGAAAGCACCTGAAACGCAGATTTCGCAACGTTATCGATGGGTTTTGCCTGTTTCAAGTACGGTCAAATTTGGACATGTTTTTGTCTTATTCTCGGTGTGCTTATTTATTCTAACTCCCTTATTCAATATCATTTTCCAAGGTTTGTCTGCGACCCAATTATTTGGTTATTGGCAAAATCGACAATTATGGAAGGCGCTTGCTTATTCATTAACCATGGCACCGACCGCCGGGATTTTATCGGTATTATTTGGATTCTTCTTATTGTTACTTTCCCGGCAACTGCAATGGTTATATCATCCTAAATTAGCTCACTTGATTTTAACAGGTGGAATGATGATTTTAGCCATTCCGACGATCGTTTTAGCAGTCGGCTTATTCCTTTGGTTACAAGATATTGATTTTTCAGCAGGACATTTGTTTGTAGTGGTATCTGTTTGTAACGCCTTGGCTGCCTTGCCATTTGTGATCAAAATTCTTAATACACCCATGAATCAATCGATGCAATATTATGAAAAACTCTGTTTATCGCTGAATATTACAGGCTGGCAGCGTTTTCGTTTAATTGAATATCCGCTACTAAAAGCACCGTTGAAATATGCCTTGGCACTCGCGACAACCTTATCACTCGGCGATTTTACAGCGATAGCTTTATTTGGTAGCCCTGATTTTACTTCGTTGCCTCATTTGCTTTATCAACAAATCGGGCAATATCGAAGCCAAGAAGCTGCAGTGACGGCATTGATTTTATTGGGCTTATGTTTAGGCTTATTTATGTTTATTGAAGGTCAGAAGGAACAGAATGATTAA
- the thiQ gene encoding thiamine ABC transporter ATP-binding protein, translating into MIKLDNVVFNYQSMPMVFDLQIQAQEKIAIIGESGAGKSTLLNLIAGFEYADSGEIWLNGENHTKTAPFERPVSMLFQENNLFTHLSVEENIALGLKPNLALNAEEKALVEQAAKAVNLQNFLTRKPTALSGGQKQRVALARCLLRDKPILLLDEPFSALDPKLRIEMQDLMDQLCEEKKLTMLLVTHQPKEIERHIDRVIEIHQGKVI; encoded by the coding sequence ATGATTAAATTAGATAATGTAGTCTTCAATTATCAATCCATGCCGATGGTGTTTGATTTACAGATTCAAGCGCAAGAAAAAATCGCCATCATTGGTGAAAGTGGCGCAGGAAAAAGTACCTTGCTGAATTTAATTGCCGGATTTGAATATGCCGATAGTGGCGAGATTTGGCTCAATGGTGAAAATCATACCAAAACAGCACCTTTTGAACGCCCTGTTTCCATGTTATTTCAGGAAAATAATCTCTTTACTCATCTTTCCGTGGAAGAGAATATTGCTTTAGGTTTAAAACCGAATTTAGCCTTAAATGCAGAAGAAAAAGCACTTGTAGAACAAGCCGCAAAGGCGGTCAATTTACAGAATTTTTTAACGAGAAAACCGACCGCACTTTCAGGTGGACAAAAACAGCGAGTGGCGTTGGCACGCTGTTTGCTACGAGATAAACCCATTTTATTATTGGATGAGCCTTTTTCTGCCCTTGATCCTAAATTACGCATTGAAATGCAGGATTTAATGGATCAATTATGTGAAGAAAAAAAGCTAACCATGTTACTGGTGACACATCAACCCAAAGAAATTGAACGGCATATTGATCGAGTGATTGAAATTCATCAAGGCAAAGTGATCTGA
- the bioB gene encoding biotin synthase BioB, translated as MTTTNVVQLSSITPHPSVEYWSVCKVEALFETPFLELVYRAAQVHREHFNPGAIQLSTLMSIKTGGCPEDCGYCPQSARYQTGVQNQQILDIDEIVEKAKIAKARGAGRFCMGAAWRGPKPKDMEKVTAIIRAVKDIGLETCGTFGLLQDGMAEELKDAGLDYYNHNLDTAPENYHNVIGTRRFDDRLSTLGKVRHAGLKVCCGGIVGMNETRKERAGLIASLANLDPQPESVPINQLVKVEGTPMADAADLDWTEFVRTIAVARITMPKSYVRLSAGRQGMSEEMQAMCFMAGANSIFYGDKLLVTGNPEEDGDQLLMAKLDLEPETEENRKPLERN; from the coding sequence ATGACCACAACAAATGTAGTACAGCTTTCATCCATTACACCTCACCCCTCAGTAGAGTATTGGTCTGTTTGTAAAGTCGAAGCGCTATTTGAAACACCTTTTTTAGAATTAGTCTATCGTGCAGCTCAAGTGCATCGAGAGCATTTCAACCCTGGTGCGATACAGTTATCGACGTTGATGTCGATTAAAACGGGTGGCTGTCCAGAGGATTGTGGTTATTGCCCACAATCAGCACGTTATCAAACAGGTGTACAAAATCAGCAGATCTTAGATATTGATGAAATTGTCGAAAAAGCCAAAATTGCTAAAGCACGTGGTGCAGGGCGTTTCTGCATGGGCGCGGCATGGCGTGGGCCAAAACCAAAGGATATGGAAAAAGTCACGGCGATTATTCGTGCGGTAAAAGATATCGGCTTAGAAACGTGCGGTACTTTTGGTTTGTTGCAAGATGGTATGGCGGAAGAGTTAAAAGATGCAGGATTGGATTATTACAACCACAATCTAGATACAGCGCCAGAGAATTATCACAATGTCATTGGTACACGCCGTTTTGATGATCGTTTAAGCACATTAGGAAAAGTGCGTCATGCTGGTTTAAAAGTTTGCTGTGGTGGTATTGTGGGGATGAATGAAACCCGTAAAGAACGAGCTGGTCTCATTGCAAGCTTGGCAAATCTTGATCCTCAGCCAGAGTCAGTGCCGATTAACCAATTAGTGAAAGTGGAAGGCACACCAATGGCTGATGCAGCTGATTTAGATTGGACGGAGTTTGTTCGTACCATTGCGGTTGCGCGTATTACCATGCCGAAAAGTTATGTTCGTCTTTCTGCTGGTCGTCAAGGCATGAGTGAAGAAATGCAAGCGATGTGCTTTATGGCGGGAGCGAATTCCATTTTCTATGGCGATAAATTATTAGTGACAGGCAACCCAGAAGAAGATGGCGATCAACTTCTTATGGCTAAATTGGATCTTGAGCCGGAAACGGAAGAAAATAGAAAGCCACTCGAAAGAAATTAG